The Thermobispora bispora DSM 43833 genome window below encodes:
- a CDS encoding ribose-5-phosphate isomerase: MRVYIGADHAGHELKNRLVAWLKERGHEVEDCGPFTYDPEDDYPPFVLRAARGVAENPGSLGIVIGGSGNGEQIAANKVRGIRAALVWNEETARLAREHNDANVISIGARMHTPEEAIRFVEVFLSTPFSGAERHVRRIGQIAGYESTGELPPLP, translated from the coding sequence GTGCGTGTCTACATCGGTGCCGACCATGCCGGCCATGAGCTGAAGAACCGTCTCGTCGCCTGGCTCAAGGAGCGAGGCCACGAGGTAGAGGACTGCGGTCCGTTCACCTACGACCCCGAGGACGACTACCCGCCGTTCGTGCTGCGCGCCGCGCGCGGGGTGGCGGAGAACCCCGGCAGCCTGGGGATCGTCATCGGCGGATCCGGGAACGGCGAGCAGATCGCCGCGAACAAGGTGCGGGGCATCCGCGCCGCCCTGGTGTGGAACGAGGAGACCGCCCGGCTCGCCAGGGAGCACAACGACGCCAATGTGATCAGCATCGGCGCCCGGATGCACACCCCGGAGGAGGCGATCCGCTTCGTGGAGGTCTTCCTCTCCACGCCGTTCTCCGGTGCCGAGCGGCACGTCCGGCGGATCGGGCAGATCGCCGGCTACGAGTCCACGGGCGAGCTGCCTCCGCTGCCCTGA
- the def gene encoding peptide deformylase: MHEIRHIGDPVLRTPAEPVTEFDRELRRLIDEMFQVMYAADGVGLAGPQIGVGKRVFVYDIVNRKGHVVNPELTIDDPEQIVAEEGCLSVPSKETGKPLYAPTPRAAGVTLRGFDRLGRPITVKARGMLARCFQHEFDHLNGTLYVDRLPKEERRRILLQTP, from the coding sequence ATGCACGAGATCCGTCACATCGGCGACCCGGTGCTGCGCACCCCCGCCGAGCCGGTCACCGAGTTCGACCGGGAGCTGCGCCGGCTCATCGACGAGATGTTCCAGGTGATGTACGCCGCCGACGGCGTGGGGCTCGCCGGGCCGCAGATCGGCGTGGGCAAGCGGGTGTTCGTCTACGACATCGTCAACCGCAAGGGCCACGTGGTGAACCCGGAGCTCACCATCGACGACCCCGAGCAGATCGTCGCCGAGGAGGGCTGCCTCTCGGTCCCCAGCAAGGAGACCGGCAAGCCGCTGTACGCGCCGACGCCGCGTGCCGCGGGGGTCACCCTGCGCGGGTTCGACCGGCTCGGCCGCCCCATCACCGTGAAGGCGCGGGGCATGCTCGCCCGGTGCTTCCAGCACGAGTTCGACCACCTCAACGGCACGCTCTACGTCGACCGGCTGCCCAAGGAGGAGCGCCGCCGGATCCTGCTGCAGACCCCCTGA
- a CDS encoding aldehyde dehydrogenase family protein has protein sequence MRQLYVNGAWVPSASDEAIDVINPATEEVIDRVPAGSPDDVEAAVRAARDAFPSWAETPPAERAKYLAAAADLLTKRADEIARTIATDMGAPLQFALKVQTLMPAMVLSSYAEIAQRYAFDAGTVGNAQILKEPAGVVGAITPWNYPLHQIVCKVAPALAAGCTIVLKPSEVAPLAAYALAGVFEEIGLPRGVFNLVSGYGPVVGEAIAAHPEVDVVSFTGSTRAGRRVAALAAETVKRVALELGGKSANVILPGADLERAVKVGVASAFQNSGQTCSAWTRMLVHQDFYAEAVRLAAGFAGKYPVGDPFAEGTRLGPLVSAAQRERVVRYIERGLEEGARLVTGGTGNPMERGYYVEPTIFSDVAPGMTIEQEEIFGPVLAVIPYRDEDEAVAIANGTPYGLAGAVWAESDEKALEVARRLRAGQVAVNGGKFNVLAPFGGYKQSGIGRELGEFGLEEYLEVKAVLR, from the coding sequence TGGGTCCCGTCCGCCTCGGACGAGGCCATCGATGTGATCAATCCCGCGACCGAGGAGGTCATCGACCGGGTGCCGGCCGGCAGCCCGGACGACGTGGAGGCGGCGGTGCGCGCCGCCCGCGACGCCTTCCCCTCCTGGGCGGAGACGCCCCCGGCCGAACGCGCCAAGTACCTGGCCGCCGCGGCGGACCTGCTGACCAAGCGCGCCGACGAGATCGCCCGGACGATCGCGACCGACATGGGCGCTCCGCTGCAGTTCGCGCTCAAGGTGCAGACGCTGATGCCCGCCATGGTGCTCTCGTCGTACGCCGAGATCGCGCAGCGGTACGCCTTCGACGCCGGGACGGTGGGGAACGCCCAGATCTTGAAGGAGCCCGCGGGCGTGGTCGGGGCGATCACCCCGTGGAACTACCCGCTCCACCAGATCGTCTGCAAGGTGGCCCCGGCGCTCGCGGCGGGGTGCACGATCGTGCTCAAGCCGAGCGAGGTGGCGCCGCTCGCCGCCTACGCGCTCGCCGGCGTCTTCGAGGAGATCGGCCTGCCGCGCGGCGTGTTCAACCTGGTGAGCGGTTACGGCCCGGTCGTGGGCGAGGCGATCGCCGCGCACCCCGAGGTGGACGTGGTGTCGTTCACCGGCTCGACCCGGGCCGGCCGGCGGGTGGCGGCGCTCGCGGCCGAGACGGTGAAGCGGGTGGCCCTGGAGCTCGGCGGCAAGTCGGCGAACGTGATCCTGCCCGGCGCCGACCTGGAGCGGGCGGTGAAGGTCGGGGTGGCGAGCGCGTTCCAGAACTCGGGCCAGACCTGCTCGGCGTGGACGCGCATGCTCGTCCACCAGGACTTCTATGCGGAGGCGGTACGGCTCGCCGCGGGCTTCGCCGGCAAGTACCCGGTGGGGGACCCGTTCGCCGAGGGCACCCGGCTCGGGCCGCTCGTCTCGGCCGCCCAGCGGGAGCGGGTGGTCCGCTACATCGAGCGCGGCCTGGAGGAGGGCGCCCGGCTGGTGACCGGCGGCACGGGCAACCCGATGGAGCGCGGCTACTACGTCGAGCCGACGATCTTCAGCGACGTGGCGCCGGGGATGACGATCGAGCAGGAGGAGATCTTCGGCCCGGTGCTCGCGGTGATCCCCTATCGCGACGAGGACGAGGCCGTGGCCATCGCCAACGGCACGCCGTACGGCCTCGCGGGCGCGGTGTGGGCGGAGAGCGACGAGAAGGCGCTCGAGGTGGCGCGGCGGCTGCGCGCCGGGCAGGTGGCGGTGAACGGCGGCAAGTTCAACGTGCTGGCGCCGTTCGGCGGCTACAAGCAGTCCGGCATCGGCCGCGAGCTCGGCGAGTTCGGCCTGGAGGAGTACCTCGAGGTCAAGGCCGTGCTGCGGTGA